A genome region from Microbacterium sp. CGR2 includes the following:
- the tuf gene encoding elongation factor Tu, with protein sequence MAKAKFERTKPHVNIGTIGHVDHGKTTLSAAISKVLADKFPSDTNVQRDFASIDSAPEERQRGITINISHIEYETPKRHYAHVDAPGHADYVKNMITGAAQMDGAILVVAATDGPMAQTREHVLLAKQVGVPYLLVALNKADMVDDEEILELVELEVSELLASQGFAEDAPVVRVSALKALEGDEKWVQSILDLMEAVDNNVPDPVRDKDKPFLMPVEDVFTITGRGTVVTGRAERGTLAINSEVEIVGLRPTVKTTVTGIEMFHKQLDEAWAGENCGLLLRGTKREDVERGQVIVKPGSVTPHTDFAGTAYILSKDEGGRHNPFYTNYRPQFYFRTTDVTGVITLPEGTEMVMPGDTTDVTVELIQPIAMEEGLGFAIREGGRTVGAGTVTKIIK encoded by the coding sequence GTGGCTAAGGCCAAGTTCGAGCGGACCAAGCCGCACGTCAACATCGGAACCATCGGTCACGTTGACCACGGCAAGACCACGCTCTCCGCAGCGATCTCGAAGGTGCTTGCTGACAAGTTCCCGTCTGACACCAACGTGCAGCGCGACTTCGCTTCCATCGACTCGGCGCCGGAAGAGCGCCAGCGTGGTATCACCATCAACATCTCGCACATCGAGTACGAGACCCCCAAGCGCCACTACGCGCACGTTGACGCTCCCGGCCACGCCGACTACGTCAAGAACATGATCACCGGTGCAGCTCAGATGGACGGCGCGATCCTCGTGGTCGCCGCCACTGACGGCCCGATGGCTCAGACGCGTGAGCACGTTCTGCTCGCCAAGCAGGTCGGCGTGCCGTACCTGCTCGTCGCGCTGAACAAGGCCGACATGGTCGACGACGAGGAGATCCTGGAGCTCGTCGAGCTCGAGGTCTCCGAGCTCCTCGCCTCGCAGGGCTTCGCCGAGGACGCTCCTGTCGTCCGCGTCTCCGCTCTCAAGGCCCTCGAGGGCGACGAGAAGTGGGTCCAGTCGATCCTCGACCTCATGGAGGCCGTCGACAACAACGTTCCCGACCCCGTGCGTGACAAGGACAAGCCGTTCCTCATGCCTGTCGAGGACGTCTTCACGATCACCGGTCGTGGAACCGTCGTCACCGGCCGCGCCGAGCGTGGCACCCTCGCGATCAACTCCGAGGTCGAGATCGTCGGACTCCGTCCGACCGTCAAGACCACGGTCACGGGTATCGAGATGTTCCACAAGCAGCTCGACGAGGCATGGGCCGGCGAGAACTGTGGTCTCCTGCTCCGTGGCACGAAGCGTGAAGATGTCGAGCGCGGCCAGGTCATCGTGAAGCCGGGTTCGGTCACGCCGCACACCGACTTCGCGGGTACCGCGTACATCCTGTCCAAGGACGAGGGTGGCCGTCACAACCCCTTCTACACGAACTACCGCCCGCAGTTCTACTTCCGCACCACGGACGTCACCGGCGTCATCACGCTGCCTGAGGGCACCGAGATGGTCATGCCCGGCGACACCACCGACGTGACGGTCGAGCTGATCCAGCCGATCGCCATGGAAGAGGGCCTCGGCTTCGCCATCCGTGAGGGTGGACGCACCGTCGGCGCCGGTACGGTCACGAAGATCATCAAGTAA